A part of Rattus norvegicus strain BN/NHsdMcwi chromosome 4, GRCr8, whole genome shotgun sequence genomic DNA contains:
- the Tas2r103 gene encoding taste receptor type 2 member 103 (The RefSeq protein has 3 substitutions compared to this genomic sequence) has protein sequence MVVTMRAALRLMLISTVSLELIIGILANVFIALVNIIDWIKRGKISAVDKIYMGLAISRTAFVLSVITGFLIAFLDPASLGIGIMIRLLTMSWTVTNHFSVWFATCLSIFYFLKITNFSNTVFLALKWKVKKVVSVTLVVSLIILFINVIVIHIYTDRFQVNMVQKCGANNTLRAYGLFLSISTVFTFIPFTASLTMFLLLIFSLWRHLKTMHHNATGSRDVSTVAHIKGLQTVVAFLLLYTVFAMSLFSQSLSIDAQHTNLLSHFLRCIGVAFPSGHSCALILGNNKLRQASLSVIFWLRCKYKHTENQGP, from the coding sequence ATGGTGGTGACAATGAGGGCTGCCCTACGGCTAATGTTGATAAGTACTGTAAGTCTGGAGCTCATCATAGGAATCTTAGCCAATGTATTCATAGCTCTGGTGAACATCATAGACTGGATTAAAAGAGGAAAGATTTCTGCAGTGGATAAGATCTACATGGGCCTGGCCATCTCCAGGACTGCTTTTGTATTGTCACTAATCACAGGGTTCTTGATAGCATTTTTGGACCCAGCTTCATTGGGAATTGGAATAATGATAAGACTCCTTACTATATCCTGGACAGTGACCAATCATTTCAGTGTCTGGTTTGCTACATGCCTCAGcatcttttattttctgaagatAACCAATTTCTCAAACACTGTTTTCCTTGCCCTCAAATGGAAAGTTAAAAAAGTGGTTTCGGTGACATTGGTGGTGTCTCTGATCATCTTGTTTATAAACGTTATagtcatacacatatacactgatAGATTTCAAGTGAACATGGTCCAGAAGTGTGGTGCAAATAACACTTTAAGAGCTTACGGGCTCTTTCTATCCATCAGCACGGTGTTTACATTCATCCCATTCACGACATCCCTGACAATGTTTCTTCTGCTCATCTTCTCCCTGTGGAGACACCTGAAGACCATGCACCACAATGCTACAGGCTCCAGAGATGTCAGCACCGTGGCCCACATAAAAGGCTTGCAAACTGTGGTCGCCTTCCTGTTACTATATACTGTTTTTGCTATGTCACTTTTTTCACAGTCTTTGAGTATTGATGCTCAACATACAAATCTTCTTTCTCACTTTTTACGGTGTATAGGAGTGGCTTTCCCCTCAGGCCACTCCTGTGCCCTGATCCTGGGAAACAATAAACTGAGGCAGGCCTCTCTTTCTGTGATATTTTGGCTGAGGTGTAAGTACAAACATACAGAGAATCAGGGTCCCTAA
- the Tas2r103 gene encoding taste receptor type 2 member 103 isoform X2 yields the protein MVVTMRAALRLMLISTVSLELIIGILANVFIALVNIIDWIKRGKISAVDKIYMGLAISRTAFVLSLITGFLIAFLDPASLGIGIMIRLLTISWTVTNHFSVWFATCLSIFYFLKITNFSNTVFLALKWKVKKVVSVTLVVSLIILFINVIVIHIYTDRFQVNMVQKCGANNTLRAYGLFLSISTVFTFIPFTTSLTMFLLLIFSLWRHLKTMHHNATGSRDVSTVAHIKGLQTVVAFLLLYTVFAMSLFSQSLSIDAQHTNLLSHFLRCIGVAFPSGHSCALILGNNKLRQASLSVIFWLRCKYKHTENQGP from the coding sequence ATGGTGGTGACAATGAGGGCTGCCCTACGGCTAATGTTGATAAGTACTGTAAGTCTGGAGCTCATCATAGGAATCTTAGCCAATGTATTCATAGCTCTGGTGAACATCATAGACTGGATTAAAAGAGGAAAGATTTCTGCAGTGGATAAGATCTACATGGGCCTGGCCATCTCCAGGACTGCTTTTGTATTGTCACTAATCACAGGGTTCTTGATAGCATTTTTGGACCCAGCTTCATTGGGAATTGGAATAATGATAAGACTCCTTACTATATCCTGGACAGTGACCAATCATTTCAGTGTCTGGTTTGCTACATGCCTCAGcatcttttattttctgaagatAACCAATTTCTCAAACACTGTTTTCCTTGCCCTCAAATGGAAAGTTAAAAAAGTGGTTTCGGTGACATTGGTGGTGTCTCTGATCATCTTGTTTATAAACGTTATagtcatacacatatacactgatAGATTTCAAGTGAACATGGTCCAGAAGTGTGGTGCAAATAACACTTTAAGAGCTTACGGGCTCTTTCTATCCATCAGCACGGTGTTTACATTCATCCCATTCACGACATCCCTGACAATGTTTCTTCTGCTCATCTTCTCCCTGTGGAGACACCTGAAGACCATGCACCACAATGCTACAGGCTCCAGAGATGTCAGCACCGTGGCCCACATAAAAGGCTTGCAAACTGTGGTCGCCTTCCTGTTACTATATACTGTTTTTGCTATGTCACTTTTTTCACAGTCTTTGAGTATTGATGCTCAACATACAAATCTTCTTTCTCACTTTTTACGGTGTATAGGAGTGGCTTTCCCCTCAGGCCACTCCTGTGCCCTGATCCTGGGAAACAATAAACTGAGGCAGGCCTCTCTTTCTGTGATATTTTGGCTGAGGTGTAAGTACAAACATACAGAGAATCAGGGTCCCTAA
- the Tas2r123 gene encoding taste receptor type 2 member 123 (The RefSeq protein has 1 substitution compared to this genomic sequence) gives MFSQKTNYSHLFTFSIIFYVEIVTGILGNGFIALVNIMDWLKRRRISTADQILTALALTRLIYVWSVLICILLLFLCPHLSMRPEMFTAIGVIWVVDNHFSIWLATCLGVFYFLKIASFSNSLFLYLKWRVKKVVLMIILISLIFLMLNISSLGMYDHFSIDVYEGNMSYNLVDSTHFPRIFLFTNSSKVFLIANSSHVFLPINSLFMLIPFTVSLVAFFVLFLSLWKHHKKMQVNAKGPRDASTMAHTKALQIGFSFLLLYAIYLLFIITGILNLDLMRCIVILLFDHISGAVFSISHSFVLILGNSKLRQATLSVLPCLRCRSKDMDTVVF, from the coding sequence ATGTTCTCACAGAAAACAAATTACagccatttgtttactttttcaattattttttatgtGGAAATAGTAACAGGAATCTTAGGAAATGGATTCATAGCACTAGTGAATATCATGGACTGGCTCAAGAGGAGGAGGATCTCTACTGCAGATCAGATTCTCACTGCTTTGGCCCTTACCAGACTCATTTATGTGTGGTCTGTACTCATTTGTATATTGTTACTATTTCTGTGCCCACATTTGTCTATGAGACCAGAAATGTTTACAGCGATAGGTGTTATCTGGGTAGTGGATAACCACTTCAGCATCTGGCTTGCTACATGTCTTGGTGTCTTTTATTTCCTCAAAATAGCCAGTTTTTCTAACTCTTTGTTTCTTTACCTAAAGTGGAGAGTTAAAAAAGTGGTTTTAATGATAATACTGATATCACTGATTTTCTTGATGTTAAACATTTCATCATTAGGGATGTATGATCATTTCTCAATTGATGTTTATGAAGGTAATATGTCTTATAATTTGGTGGATTCAACACATTTTCCCAGAATTTTCTTATTCACAAACTCATCTAAGGTCTTCTTAATCGCCAATTCATCCCATGTTTTCTTACCCATCAACTCACTCTTCATGCTCATACCCTTCACAGTTTCCCTGGTAGCTTTTTTCGTGCTCTTTCTCTCACTGTGGAAGCATCACAAGAAGATGCAGGTCAATGCCAAAGGACCCAGAGATGCCAGCACCATGGCCCACACAAAAGCCTTACAAATTGGGTTCTCCTTCCTCCTGCTGTATGCAATATACTTACTTTTCATTATCACAGGAATTTTGAACCTTGACTTGATGAGATATATAGTAATACTTTTATTTGACCACATATCTGGAGCAGTTTTTTCTATAAGCCACTCATTTGTGCTGATTCTGGGAAACAGTAAGCTGAGACAAGCCACTCTTTCTGTGCTGCCTTGTCTTAGGTGCCGGTCCAAAGATATGGACACTGTAGTTTTCTAA